One Ruficoccus amylovorans DNA window includes the following coding sequences:
- a CDS encoding glycosyltransferase family 9 protein: MARILSFFTVSIISDSPGAGYFYRKIKDARKVLVLDLGFLGDTVQLIPACYRIRQALPEAELHVMVADHIKDVLKLTPWIDKILGYPRFPKSESLLKDLPRVRQLRAARYDAVINVNGSDRSSILTAFTRARHRLGRVPPKVSLFWKWCYTDWVSAPFGQMPVYRARCQCLDKAGFPPFNEEFGVVVPDELKEKARQRVGLDGGYVHVSPFTTLDYKELPLPLLTAFLNRLQADNPGLKLVLSCAPNERERGKFRELLARLDFEPWRTFSGDLSLLEVAAVIAGARLHLGGDSGAMNLAFMVGSPTFTWFRNYENLVEWMPDGVNHSHVIGEATDEGLQGIGIDEMVGTVQDALAKV, translated from the coding sequence ATGGCTAGAATCCTCAGCTTCTTCACGGTGAGTATAATTTCGGACAGTCCGGGGGCAGGCTATTTTTACCGCAAGATCAAGGATGCGCGCAAAGTGCTCGTGCTGGATCTGGGCTTTCTGGGTGACACGGTCCAACTGATACCGGCCTGCTACCGCATCAGGCAAGCACTTCCTGAGGCGGAGCTTCACGTGATGGTGGCCGACCACATCAAGGACGTGCTCAAGCTGACTCCCTGGATCGACAAAATCCTCGGCTACCCGCGCTTCCCGAAGTCCGAAAGCCTGCTCAAAGACCTGCCGCGCGTGCGCCAATTGCGGGCGGCCCGCTACGACGCCGTCATCAATGTCAACGGCTCGGACCGCTCCAGCATCCTGACCGCCTTCACCCGCGCCCGCCACCGTCTCGGCCGGGTGCCGCCGAAGGTCTCGCTTTTCTGGAAATGGTGCTACACCGACTGGGTGAGCGCCCCTTTCGGGCAGATGCCCGTTTACCGTGCCCGCTGCCAGTGCCTGGATAAGGCTGGTTTCCCGCCGTTTAACGAGGAATTCGGCGTGGTCGTGCCGGACGAACTCAAGGAAAAGGCTCGCCAACGCGTCGGCCTCGACGGCGGCTACGTCCACGTCAGCCCTTTTACGACCCTTGACTACAAGGAGCTTCCGCTCCCGCTGCTGACGGCTTTTCTCAACCGCCTGCAAGCGGACAACCCCGGCCTCAAGCTGGTGCTCTCCTGCGCCCCCAACGAGCGCGAGCGGGGCAAGTTCCGCGAACTGCTGGCGCGGCTGGATTTCGAGCCGTGGCGGACGTTCAGCGGGGATCTTTCATTGCTGGAAGTGGCCGCTGTCATCGCTGGAGCCAGACTTCATCTGGGGGGCGATTCCGGGGCGATGAACTTGGCTTTCATGGTTGGGTCGCCCACTTTTACCTGGTTCCGCAACTACGAGAATCTCGTCGAATGGATGCCCGACGGCGTAAACCATTCGCACGTTATTGGTGAAGCCACCGATGAGGGACTTCAAGGAATCGGGATCGATGAGATGGTTGGCACGGTGCAGGACGCCCTGGCCAAGGTGTGA
- the ruvA gene encoding Holliday junction branch migration protein RuvA, translated as MIVSLEGKLVEAAPLSAVIEANGIGYEVFIPVTTAEKLPGIGQTARLHTLAVYREDSQTLYGFATREDRDFFRLLVEKVSGIGPKIALNIMSRMSVASLRTAIAHSDIALLSKCQGIGKKTAERLVIELRDKVFPGGIPAAAPSAEGTGTEGILVGGSSFQDALAALVTLGYKPPEADKALRKAQDKLGPDASTEALIKTALG; from the coding sequence ATGATCGTCTCGCTCGAAGGCAAACTCGTCGAAGCCGCCCCCCTGTCCGCTGTCATCGAAGCCAACGGTATCGGCTACGAGGTCTTTATCCCCGTCACCACGGCTGAGAAGCTGCCCGGCATCGGACAGACCGCCCGGCTGCACACGCTAGCCGTCTATCGCGAGGATTCGCAGACGCTCTACGGCTTCGCCACCCGCGAGGACCGGGATTTCTTCCGCCTGCTGGTAGAAAAAGTCTCCGGCATCGGCCCAAAGATCGCGCTCAACATCATGAGCCGCATGTCCGTGGCCAGCCTGCGCACGGCCATCGCCCACTCCGACATCGCGCTGCTCTCCAAATGCCAGGGCATCGGCAAAAAAACCGCCGAACGCCTCGTGATCGAGCTGCGCGACAAGGTCTTCCCCGGCGGCATCCCCGCCGCCGCTCCGTCCGCCGAAGGCACCGGCACGGAAGGAATTCTCGTCGGGGGCTCCAGCTTTCAGGACGCGCTGGCCGCGCTGGTCACGCTCGGCTACAAGCCGCCCGAAGCCGACAAGGCCCTGCGCAAAGCCCAGGATAAACTCGGCCCTGACGCCAGCACCGAAGCCCTCATCAAGACTGCTCTCGGCTGA
- the dapB gene encoding 4-hydroxy-tetrahydrodipicolinate reductase, protein MVKILLNGARGRMGQAIQAIAAAEEVEIVAAIDMGDDPVPGLKECEVAIDFSFHEATAPLAKLCAEYGKPLVIGTTGHTPEEKEAVAEYTAQIPMVWAGNFSTGVNLLFYLVGKAAKILGREYHPELIEMHHCHKKDAPSGTAEHLLEIIRAARGLTPEQEMHGRKGLVGERPDDEIGVHALRGGDVVGDHTVMFAGPGERIELTHKASDRRIFAQGALRAAHWVVGKPIGLYRIEDVLGLRD, encoded by the coding sequence ATGGTAAAAATCCTCCTCAACGGTGCCCGCGGTCGCATGGGCCAAGCCATTCAGGCCATTGCTGCCGCCGAAGAAGTCGAAATCGTCGCCGCCATTGACATGGGCGACGACCCCGTGCCCGGCCTCAAGGAGTGCGAAGTCGCCATCGACTTCAGCTTCCACGAAGCCACCGCGCCGCTGGCCAAGCTTTGCGCCGAGTACGGCAAGCCACTCGTCATCGGCACCACCGGTCACACCCCGGAGGAGAAGGAAGCCGTCGCCGAGTACACCGCCCAGATCCCGATGGTCTGGGCCGGGAACTTCTCGACCGGGGTCAACCTGCTCTTTTATCTCGTCGGCAAGGCCGCGAAAATCCTCGGCCGGGAGTACCACCCCGAGCTGATCGAGATGCACCACTGCCACAAGAAGGACGCTCCCAGCGGCACCGCCGAGCACCTGCTGGAAATCATCCGCGCCGCCCGCGGCCTGACCCCCGAGCAGGAGATGCATGGCCGCAAGGGCCTCGTTGGTGAGCGCCCCGACGACGAGATCGGCGTCCACGCCCTGCGCGGCGGCGATGTCGTCGGCGACCATACGGTGATGTTCGCCGGTCCCGGCGAGCGTATCGAGCTGACCCACAAGGCTTCCGACCGCCGCATCTTCGCCCAGGGCGCACTCCGCGCCGCCCACTGGGTCGTCGGCAAGCCCATTGGCCTCTACCGCATCGAAGACGTCCTCGGCCTCCGCGACTAG
- the dapA gene encoding 4-hydroxy-tetrahydrodipicolinate synthase, translating to MNTTQFYGVHTALVTPMRAGAVAYDDLERLVSSQLEGGINGLVAVGTTGESPTLNHQEHAEVIRRIAAQAGGKVPVLAGTGSNSTTEAVELTRGADAVEGVTGMLQVAPYYNKPSQEGLFRHFSAVAEATDKPIILYSIPGRCGISIGVDTCARLYEAYPHICGIKEAGGSSERVAELVQKLGPDYLILSGDDSLTLPFMSFGAKGVISVASNLVVAPLVEMVQLALKGDYAAAELISRKYYGLFKTLFIEPNPVPVKYAMHRLGLISSNEVRLPLCEMTAASIARLSAVLGKLGL from the coding sequence ATGAACACAACCCAATTTTACGGCGTCCACACCGCCCTCGTCACCCCGATGCGCGCGGGTGCCGTCGCCTATGACGACCTGGAGCGGCTCGTCTCCAGCCAACTCGAAGGCGGGATCAACGGCCTGGTCGCCGTCGGCACCACAGGGGAGTCCCCCACCCTCAACCACCAGGAGCACGCCGAGGTCATCCGGCGCATCGCGGCGCAGGCCGGGGGCAAGGTGCCGGTGCTGGCCGGGACCGGCTCGAACTCCACCACCGAGGCCGTCGAACTGACGCGCGGGGCCGACGCCGTCGAGGGCGTGACCGGGATGCTCCAGGTCGCCCCCTACTATAACAAGCCCAGCCAGGAAGGGCTTTTCCGGCACTTCAGCGCCGTGGCCGAGGCCACCGACAAGCCGATCATCCTTTACTCGATCCCCGGCCGCTGCGGCATCTCCATCGGGGTGGACACCTGCGCCCGCCTTTACGAAGCCTACCCGCACATCTGCGGGATCAAGGAAGCCGGCGGCTCCTCCGAGCGCGTGGCCGAACTGGTCCAGAAGCTCGGCCCGGACTACCTGATCCTCTCCGGCGACGACTCCCTGACCCTGCCTTTCATGAGCTTCGGGGCCAAGGGCGTGATCAGTGTCGCCTCGAACCTCGTGGTCGCCCCGCTGGTTGAGATGGTCCAGCTCGCGCTCAAGGGCGACTACGCCGCCGCCGAACTGATCTCGCGCAAGTACTACGGCCTCTTCAAGACCCTTTTCATCGAGCCCAATCCCGTGCCCGTGAAGTACGCCATGCATCGCCTCGGCCTGATCTCCTCCAACGAGGTGCGACTGCCCCTGTGCGAAATGACCGCAGCATCCATTGCCCGGCTTAGCGCTGTCCTCGGCAAGCTCGGCCTGTAA
- a CDS encoding type IV pilus twitching motility protein PilT yields MSVITETFNSLLQLAVENSASDIHVKSNKPAYLRLHGKLEVVDMDPLTPEQVREFLEAAMPASFYEDWKENGQIDFSYDLNDLGLGRFRVNGFYQRGTPSIVFRHVKETPPTFADLNHEPSVFQQLVSARDGIVLICGPTGSGKSSTLAAMLEYINENFERHIVTLEDPIEFNYTDKRSIFNQREIGLDAPDFESGLRAVLRQDPDIILIGEMRDRATFETALHASETGHLVFGTIHASNAQQAVQRLFEFFPVNQQESMRRQIAIGLRATVTQRLLPKLEGEGRVPAVEIFVVDALGRKVIEDGEFQKIPAVIEAGEEVGSKSFNQDLYRLVKAGVVGKQDALAYSPNPKALEMNLKGIFLSSGGIVG; encoded by the coding sequence ATGTCCGTAATCACTGAAACTTTCAACAGCCTGCTGCAACTGGCGGTGGAAAACTCCGCCAGCGACATCCACGTCAAGTCCAACAAGCCCGCCTACCTGCGCTTGCACGGCAAGCTGGAGGTCGTGGACATGGACCCGCTGACTCCCGAGCAGGTGCGGGAGTTTCTGGAGGCGGCCATGCCGGCCTCGTTTTACGAGGATTGGAAAGAGAACGGGCAGATCGACTTTTCTTACGACCTGAACGACCTCGGGCTGGGCCGTTTCCGCGTCAACGGCTTTTACCAGCGGGGCACGCCGAGCATCGTTTTTCGGCACGTGAAGGAGACTCCGCCGACCTTCGCCGACCTCAACCACGAGCCTTCGGTTTTTCAGCAATTGGTTTCGGCCCGCGACGGGATTGTGCTCATCTGCGGGCCGACCGGCTCGGGCAAAAGCTCCACCCTCGCGGCCATGCTGGAGTATATCAACGAGAACTTCGAGCGCCACATTGTCACGCTGGAGGACCCGATCGAGTTCAACTACACGGACAAGCGCTCGATCTTCAACCAGCGCGAAATCGGGCTCGACGCTCCGGACTTTGAGTCCGGTCTGAGGGCCGTCCTGCGGCAGGACCCGGACATCATCCTGATCGGTGAGATGCGCGACCGCGCCACTTTCGAGACCGCGCTGCACGCCTCCGAGACCGGGCACCTGGTCTTTGGCACGATCCACGCCTCCAACGCTCAGCAGGCGGTGCAGCGGTTGTTCGAGTTTTTCCCGGTCAACCAGCAGGAGAGCATGCGGCGGCAGATCGCCATCGGCCTGCGGGCGACCGTCACCCAGCGCCTTTTGCCCAAGCTGGAAGGCGAGGGGCGTGTCCCGGCGGTGGAAATATTCGTCGTGGACGCGCTCGGGCGCAAGGTGATCGAAGACGGCGAGTTCCAGAAAATCCCAGCCGTAATCGAGGCCGGGGAGGAAGTCGGCTCCAAGTCCTTCAATCAGGATCTCTACCGCCTGGTCAAGGCGGGGGTCGTCGGCAAACAGGACGCGCTGGCCTATTCCCCCAACCCCAAGGCCCTCGAAATGAACCTCAAGGGCATCTTCCTCAGCTCCGGCGGCATCGTCGGGTAA
- the hpf gene encoding ribosome hibernation-promoting factor, HPF/YfiA family produces MNNKEVIISGLHIDLTEALKNLVNEKTEKLFQHEERIIRMRVDLEYNLNKGHGKTEEFIAKGHIEINGAPLVVSVASEDLYKSIDEMIIKLDRKLRRRSRLYRVKRKQPHEVDVPSRLPKVSAA; encoded by the coding sequence ATGAACAACAAAGAAGTGATCATCTCCGGTCTTCATATCGACCTGACCGAGGCCCTCAAGAATCTCGTGAACGAGAAAACGGAGAAGCTCTTCCAGCATGAGGAGCGTATCATCCGTATGCGAGTCGATCTTGAATACAACCTCAACAAGGGACATGGAAAGACGGAAGAGTTCATCGCCAAGGGCCATATCGAAATCAACGGTGCTCCGTTGGTTGTGAGCGTGGCCAGCGAAGACCTCTACAAGTCGATCGACGAGATGATCATCAAACTTGACCGCAAACTGAGGCGCCGTTCGCGGCTGTACCGGGTCAAGCGGAAACAACCCCATGAAGTCGATGTACCGTCTCGCTTGCCCAAGGTGAGCGCCGCCTGA
- a CDS encoding SDR family NAD(P)-dependent oxidoreductase, which produces MSSLKHADKKISAVVITGGSSGIGESFIASLIKLEGNPAICNLSRSNPAKKWLDQGVRHISCDLTLGQEIERVVPDIQTFIDEHPGGEVLLINNSGFGGYGEFDSQPLERDLTMIDLNVRACVHLAGRLLPKLIERGGGIINVASTACFQPTPLMATYGATKSFLHSWSLALSDELKGKGVRVLCVCPGPTATNFFRAAGFKESPINVGTTPDAVVEESMKAYFKRKWIVTTGFWNKMGVGISSKLPKVLVTKLSGGTLRKIRQP; this is translated from the coding sequence ATGAGTAGCTTAAAGCATGCCGACAAAAAAATATCCGCCGTGGTTATTACGGGCGGATCATCTGGAATTGGGGAAAGCTTCATTGCTTCTTTAATTAAACTAGAGGGGAATCCCGCGATTTGCAACCTCTCTCGTTCGAATCCCGCTAAAAAGTGGCTGGATCAGGGAGTGAGGCACATCTCGTGTGACTTAACTTTAGGACAGGAGATCGAGCGGGTCGTTCCCGACATTCAGACTTTTATCGACGAACATCCCGGCGGTGAAGTCTTGCTCATAAATAACAGCGGATTCGGGGGTTACGGTGAGTTCGACAGCCAGCCGCTGGAGCGCGACCTGACCATGATCGACCTCAATGTGCGGGCCTGCGTCCACCTGGCCGGACGCCTCCTGCCCAAGCTGATCGAGCGCGGTGGCGGTATTATTAATGTCGCCTCGACCGCCTGCTTCCAGCCCACGCCGCTCATGGCCACCTACGGCGCGACCAAGTCCTTCCTGCACAGTTGGAGCCTGGCCCTCAGCGACGAGCTCAAGGGCAAGGGCGTCCGCGTGCTGTGTGTGTGCCCCGGCCCGACGGCGACGAACTTTTTCCGGGCGGCGGGCTTTAAGGAGTCCCCGATCAACGTCGGCACGACCCCGGACGCGGTGGTGGAAGAGTCCATGAAGGCGTATTTCAAGCGCAAGTGGATCGTCACCACGGGCTTCTGGAACAAAATGGGCGTCGGCATTTCCTCCAAATTGCCCAAAGTCCTCGTGACCAAGCTCTCAGGAGGCACCCTGCGCAAAATCCGCCAACCGTGA
- a CDS encoding RluA family pseudouridine synthase produces MSEPRHFSTWPPMSGEAELIDPAELREWIVFEDEDVLVIDKPGWIVCHPSKNGPWSSLVGACRELTGLETLHLVARLDRETSGIVLIAKRPASARRLQMAFQERRVNKEYLAIMSGELTELVTVNQPLAKDLESQVAARVTVRKSRSAQKAVTAFEPLASGGGYTLVRVHPETGRKHQIRAHAFWLGHPIAGDKIYGPDDTLFLEFITEGWTPRLDAALPMRRQALHATSLTFDGGPQFRLPLAWDMAQFAREVMGIDIDAYCAAPEVKKTAENYGFSS; encoded by the coding sequence GTGAGCGAACCCCGCCATTTTTCCACCTGGCCCCCCATGAGCGGGGAGGCCGAACTGATCGATCCCGCCGAGCTGCGGGAGTGGATCGTTTTCGAAGACGAGGATGTGCTGGTCATCGACAAGCCGGGCTGGATCGTCTGTCACCCCTCCAAGAACGGCCCCTGGTCCAGTCTGGTGGGGGCCTGCCGGGAGTTGACCGGTCTGGAAACGCTTCACCTGGTCGCGCGACTGGACCGGGAAACGAGTGGGATCGTCCTTATCGCCAAGCGCCCGGCCTCGGCCCGGCGGCTGCAAATGGCCTTTCAGGAGCGCCGGGTCAACAAGGAGTACCTTGCCATCATGAGCGGCGAACTTACCGAGCTGGTGACCGTTAACCAGCCGCTGGCCAAGGACCTCGAGTCCCAGGTCGCCGCGCGGGTGACCGTCCGCAAGTCGCGCTCGGCTCAAAAGGCAGTTACCGCCTTTGAACCGCTGGCTAGTGGCGGCGGTTACACACTGGTGCGCGTCCACCCCGAGACTGGTCGCAAGCACCAGATCCGCGCTCACGCCTTCTGGCTGGGACACCCTATCGCCGGTGACAAAATTTACGGCCCGGATGACACGCTTTTTCTGGAATTCATCACCGAGGGGTGGACCCCCCGGCTGGACGCCGCCCTGCCCATGCGCCGTCAAGCTCTCCACGCCACGAGCCTGACCTTTGACGGCGGGCCGCAATTCCGCCTTCCACTGGCCTGGGACATGGCGCAATTTGCCCGCGAAGTGATGGGGATCGACATTGACGCCTACTGTGCCGCGCCCGAGGTGAAGAAAACTGCTGAGAATTACGGTTTTTCCAGTTGA
- a CDS encoding HigA family addiction module antitoxin, with amino-acid sequence MSVHNDPISPADFLNQRIQENKLTAYKLSRETGLPQSRLSEILSSKRRITTETALALSQYFRESPDVWMSIQAKWDINESQKDGSHRVLAHGTLKLGPFANIPCYVLDDSTRVISAKEFSGILQIGTSYANASKLANLLDHPMLKSQKIKDLIKRVSKPLKFINEKGIVAYGYDGNIIVDYCKALLDVRRQTRGQVSKVLLKAADMAEAMILSLAELGIQALIDEATGYQLVRHRDELQNLFDRFFRKNYAAWAKTFPDEYYQNLFRLKAWKWSALSSKRPPVVGKLTKDIVYERLDEDVLLELERLNPANDKGRRKVKHHQWLTEEIGHPRLAGHLYAVIGLMRGQNNWESFYHLLQLSFPKKNEHVQLELADLGNT; translated from the coding sequence ATGTCAGTCCACAACGATCCAATCTCTCCAGCCGATTTCTTAAACCAGCGGATACAAGAGAACAAACTAACGGCATATAAACTATCCAGAGAAACCGGACTCCCACAGTCTCGCTTAAGTGAAATATTATCTAGTAAGCGACGAATAACCACCGAGACCGCATTGGCACTGTCTCAGTATTTCAGGGAAAGCCCCGATGTTTGGATGTCCATACAAGCCAAATGGGATATCAATGAATCCCAAAAGGATGGAAGCCATAGAGTGTTGGCACATGGGACCCTTAAACTCGGTCCATTTGCAAACATTCCATGTTATGTGCTGGACGACAGTACTAGGGTGATTTCAGCAAAAGAGTTTTCAGGTATTCTGCAAATAGGGACTAGTTACGCCAATGCATCAAAACTAGCGAATCTGCTCGATCACCCAATGCTTAAAAGCCAGAAAATCAAAGACTTAATAAAGCGGGTAAGCAAGCCCTTGAAATTCATCAACGAAAAGGGAATTGTTGCGTACGGCTATGATGGCAATATAATAGTCGATTACTGCAAGGCCTTGTTAGATGTCCGTAGACAGACCCGGGGGCAAGTGAGCAAGGTACTGCTTAAGGCAGCAGATATGGCGGAGGCCATGATCCTGTCTTTAGCGGAGTTGGGTATTCAAGCCCTGATCGATGAAGCTACTGGTTACCAGCTAGTTAGACACCGGGACGAATTGCAAAACCTCTTTGATCGATTTTTCCGAAAAAACTATGCGGCATGGGCAAAAACATTTCCTGATGAGTATTACCAAAACCTTTTTAGGCTAAAAGCATGGAAATGGAGTGCTTTGTCATCAAAACGTCCTCCCGTCGTTGGAAAGCTAACGAAAGACATTGTCTACGAAAGACTAGATGAGGATGTACTTTTGGAGTTAGAACGCCTTAACCCCGCCAACGACAAAGGACGCCGAAAGGTTAAACATCATCAATGGCTTACCGAAGAAATAGGGCATCCACGGCTTGCTGGCCATCTTTACGCAGTGATAGGACTAATGCGTGGACAAAACAACTGGGAAAGCTTCTATCACCTACTCCAACTTAGCTTCCCAAAGAAAAACGAGCACGTTCAACTCGAACTGGCCGACTTGGGGAATACTTAG
- a CDS encoding plasmid mobilization protein: protein MPRKCTPKKSRRTDPDTARNIPVTCKLSAADLAVISRKSAAAGKTHSTFLRDAALASHVQVSPAIPTINGDQWWALSKVASNLNQLTHICHISEASPNSGRVLETLDELRQQLASIRADLIRQEKGGRL, encoded by the coding sequence ATGCCCCGGAAATGTACCCCGAAAAAGTCCCGACGAACCGACCCTGACACGGCCCGGAATATCCCCGTGACCTGCAAGCTCAGTGCCGCTGACCTAGCTGTGATATCCCGGAAGTCTGCCGCCGCCGGGAAAACCCACAGTACCTTCCTTCGTGACGCCGCCTTGGCGTCCCACGTGCAGGTGAGCCCGGCCATCCCAACGATCAATGGGGACCAGTGGTGGGCGTTGTCCAAGGTGGCGTCCAACCTCAACCAGCTCACCCACATCTGTCATATCAGTGAGGCCAGTCCCAACTCAGGGCGTGTGCTGGAAACGCTGGACGAGCTACGGCAGCAGTTGGCATCAATCCGGGCAGACTTGATCAGACAAGAGAAAGGAGGGCGGCTATGA
- a CDS encoding relaxase/mobilization nuclease domain-containing protein, giving the protein MIARINYRESFGRVVGYAMKPTKGPEVVGGNLSAADPDGMIAEFSQLAGLNSRCKKPVAHLAFSLKTGEALSTGQWASFAQQVADEYGFEQFVAVKHYDTDCEHIHLIGNRIKLDGKAVSTSNDRHRMRQLCQRAEVDLGLQQTATRSQQVRLNKDELEKADRLYHEGKAAHPVPDKLLVAERIRACAYRASSTEDFIALCHQQGVEVRWRRNRSGTVTGVSFAAEGIKFSGSCIGLPLRTLNTKINRNGKYKINPIRSAVTRLDRGAHGQPRRSLAAAAGTTTGIARSTGASPQRPARSDQQPQSRGARFDGRAVNPSRNLAGYTREKKVNMAQTMKRTLRAAARLLDAFDAFDSTLSGPTVGSRSNPIGRTLL; this is encoded by the coding sequence ATGATTGCCCGGATCAACTACCGGGAGAGCTTCGGTCGAGTCGTGGGCTATGCCATGAAACCGACCAAAGGCCCGGAGGTTGTCGGCGGCAACCTTTCCGCCGCGGACCCGGATGGCATGATTGCTGAGTTTAGCCAGCTTGCCGGGCTCAACTCCCGCTGCAAGAAGCCCGTCGCCCATCTGGCCTTTTCTTTAAAAACGGGCGAAGCCCTCAGCACCGGCCAATGGGCCAGCTTCGCCCAGCAGGTCGCCGACGAGTACGGATTTGAGCAGTTCGTAGCGGTCAAACACTACGACACGGATTGCGAGCACATCCATCTCATCGGCAACCGAATCAAGCTGGACGGCAAAGCCGTCAGCACCAGCAACGACCGGCACCGCATGCGGCAGCTATGCCAGCGGGCCGAGGTTGATCTCGGGCTTCAGCAGACGGCCACGCGCTCCCAGCAGGTCCGACTTAACAAAGACGAATTAGAGAAGGCCGACCGGCTGTACCATGAAGGCAAAGCCGCTCACCCCGTACCGGACAAGCTCCTTGTCGCCGAGCGCATCCGAGCCTGTGCCTACCGAGCCAGCTCGACCGAGGACTTTATCGCCTTGTGTCATCAACAAGGAGTTGAAGTGCGCTGGCGGCGCAACCGTTCGGGCACCGTTACCGGCGTATCGTTTGCCGCCGAAGGAATCAAATTTTCGGGGAGTTGTATTGGTTTACCACTACGCACCCTCAACACAAAAATAAATCGAAATGGAAAATACAAAATCAATCCAATACGCAGCGCAGTTACCCGCTTGGATCGAGGTGCTCACGGGCAACCTCGAAGAAGCCTTGCGGCAGCCGCTGGAACAACAACAGGCATTGCTCGCTCAACTGGAGCAAGCCCTCAACGCCCTGCACGATCAGATCAGCAACCTCAATCAAGGGGTGCGCGATTTGATGGACGTGCAGTTAACCCAAGTCGAAACCTTGCAGGATATACTAGAGAGAAAAAGGTGAACATGGCCCAGACGATGAAACGAACTCTTCGCGCCGCAGCCCGACTCTTGGATGCCTTTGACGCCTTCGACTCAACGCTAAGCGGGCCAACCGTTGGCTCCCGCTCTAACCCCATCGGGAGGACACTGCTATGA